Proteins encoded by one window of Candidatus Paceibacterota bacterium:
- a CDS encoding Type 1 glutamine amidotransferase-like domain-containing protein translates to MKLLLTSGGITNKSISDALFDLVGKKPEDTSLVFIPTASNVEKGDKGWLIDDLKNLQKQNFKQIEIADISAVPKEVWLPKFEEADVLFFEGGNTYHLMREINKSGLTEILPELLKTKVYVGVSAGSMVACPDLQLKTSQIVYDEDLDEVENIKALGLVDFYVTPHLNSPYFTKIRKDNEQIKEALKDVKQKVYILDDNSAVKVVDGKEEVISEGEYLVFNE, encoded by the coding sequence ATGAAATTGCTACTTACATCAGGAGGGATAACCAATAAATCCATATCTGACGCTCTGTTTGATTTGGTTGGAAAAAAGCCAGAAGATACTTCTTTGGTTTTTATCCCTACTGCCTCAAATGTAGAAAAAGGTGATAAGGGGTGGCTTATTGATGACCTTAAAAACCTACAGAAGCAGAACTTCAAACAGATAGAAATTGCTGATATCTCGGCTGTCCCAAAAGAGGTATGGCTTCCAAAATTTGAAGAAGCGGACGTCTTATTTTTTGAAGGTGGCAATACATATCACTTAATGCGAGAAATAAATAAATCAGGGCTTACAGAAATACTTCCTGAATTATTAAAAACAAAAGTTTATGTAGGGGTAAGTGCAGGTAGTATGGTCGCTTGCCCTGACTTACAACTTAAAACCTCTCAAATAGTTTATGACGAGGATTTGGATGAGGTGGAGAACATTAAGGCTCTTGGTCTTGTAGATTTCTATGTTACTCCTCACCTCAACTCTCCTTATTTCACAAAAATTAGAAAAGATAACGAGCAAATTAAAGAAGCGCTAAAGGATGTAAAGCAGAAAGTTTATATTTTGGATGATAACTCTGCTGTGAAAGTGGTTGATGGAAAAGAGGAAGTTATAA